CCCCACCGGGCTGGCCCTTGGAGACTAGCCGAGAGCCTGCCCTGGACGCCAGCCTCCTCACACCAACGCGTAGTCGAACTGCCCGCGTTCAAGCGCCTCCTTGTGGTCGGTCCAGGATGAGGCGGGCATGCGGCTGTAGGGGTCGAGCAGTATGCGCACGCAGCGCACCATCAGCAGCACCAACACCAGGAGCAAGCAGAGCACGAAGGCGAACACCGTACGCTGCTCCGCGTCTAGACCTGCGCCCACCGGGGGCCCAGTCGACGGCGGCAGCGGCTCGGGTGACAGCGTCCACGTCGCGCTCATGGCTCACATCGCCGCGCGCCCTGCGAAAAAGGGGCCCGAACGAGGCGCGGGGATGAGGCTACGCACTCCTGTACCTCCACGTCGCCCCTTCTGTCATCGCCCCTTGGTCGCGCCCCGCAGGGTTCCCAGTCCGCGCCGCTGTCCCGGGCTACGCCCATGTCCTGCCTTCAAGCTCGCCGCTACCACCACGAGGAGACCCAACTCCGGTCTTGAGCACAGGTGGGGGCGCTGGCAGCGGAGACAGGCAGCCCCAGCCCGGTCCCGCCCGCGCACAACAGGTGCGAACCCGTGGTCCGCGACCCGGACAACGAGACTACTACGAGTCCccactccctctcctctctccctttgttCTCGGCCTCCCGGGGACGCCTTCCCCACCACTGCCCCCATCCTGGAGCGCCCCTCACCCTTGGCCTTGACCCAGACGGGGACGGGCAGCCTGGCGTCCTTGCTCTTTTCCGGGACGCACGCGCCGACCCTGTTCTTGGTCTCTCCCAGGCGGCGGCAGCAACACGCGCAGCCCCTGGCTCAGCTCAGCCCACCCCACCCGCCCCTGAAGCGGTGCAGAGACCAAGGAAGGAAAGCCGCGCGCCAGCCAACAGTAGCGGCTGTTCCCATGGTGACGGGGGCGGGGCCACCACGGGAGGCGGAGCGACGAGGGCGGAGGCTGCACAAGGTGCCTTGCGCAGGCCTACGACCCCGCCCCAGCTGGACCCCTATC
The genomic region above belongs to Jaculus jaculus isolate mJacJac1 chromosome 5, mJacJac1.mat.Y.cur, whole genome shotgun sequence and contains:
- the Ctxn1 gene encoding cortexin-1, encoding MSATWTLSPEPLPPSTGPPVGAGLDAEQRTVFAFVLCLLLVLVLLMVRCVRILLDPYSRMPASSWTDHKEALERGQFDYALV